TGATCCGCAATCGATGCTTACTGCAAGTCACACATGTAAACATTAATTCTAATATCAACAAAAACAACCACACAAAAACCAATAACACCAttacatatgtatatgtatatatatatagttgctttttgttcatgaaaattaataaagtGAAACATTAGAAGAAAACAACTCACCATCAGCATTAAGTGTGGAAAATGCTGAAGCTGCTATGATGAGAAGTAAGAGATAGGTAGCCATGTCTAGAGTTGAGAGTTGACATGCAAAATTAAGGGGTTAATGGCCATTAAATAAGAGTACGTGAATGTTTAGTATAGGTTGACTACGACCGGGTCATAAGGCTAAAATAttccaaaagaataaaataaaaataaggtcgTGAGATTGTAATTAGACCGGTAAACATAAGCGATTGCTTGTGCCAGCGCATGGTTTGGTTTTGGATTCGGTGGAATTCCTTCCATCCATCATTATATTATCCGAATTAAGTCTATGCACTTGATTGTGTTTTGTTTCAATAGTGTACTTAAAATTAGACGTAGGTTAAGAACTcagaatttaattcaattagttgggtgtaattattattattattgccgttatttttttttataatccaTTGAActtcatacacatttaaagattaccatgaataaattaaattaaaatatgttttgacGCGTGAAGTAATCATTTCTGGAAATTTGGGATTGAATTTAGAAGAGTTTATACATTAAGCATTGACTTTGGAAGAGTTTACGATAGCAAGTCAATGCCTCGAAGTTGGGTTGTAAATGTAGAAAAGAGGCGTTGATTCCCTCCATTATTAGTAGGTAAAGGATAGCAAAGGGACAAGTTGCTATGACTCTGCTTGTATCGTTGCTTCTTGGGCAACTTCCAGCTTTGGATCAGTGAAACAAAAAAAGACGAaggttttatatatatgttgattTCTAAGGCAATTACACTGCGAACATGAAAGCAAAGTCCACAATAAATTGAATGTTGACTAGCAGCAACTTCTGAATATTAAAAATGCTGTATCGACATATTTCCGCCAATTGCGATGAGTGTTACCGACTGTTTGACAAGAGACTGAGGGCATTAAGTTTGTAACTGATTAAGCTTTTTCTTGTAGtagcattattttttttacgaataaaaattctttcttattcaattttttttttgcaaagaGGTGCCTGAATATTGTAATTGGTATTCATATTTCAAGTAGATACGACTACACAAACAACAAAAATCTATATAatgcaaaatattattatgtaaaatactaaatattgaactttcaaaaagaaaaatagccAAGGAAGAGGTTGAgtcttttaagttttgaataCTTAAATTCGTGTTTTATCATGTATAACGCATGTGTGAATCTCCAATCCGACACAGTTTATGAGATTTGTTCGATTATTGTTAGTTCTACGTATGTTGTGCTTTATATTGGACATATGCTTGTACTCGTACCTAAAAATGTATTGTATAAATACTAAAGTCTCACGGGTCATGATGCACAATTGCATCAGTCTAGTTTTAACAATTTTCCCTTTAATAATTTGGGCCTCTTACCAAAATTCATGAGTCAAATTTGATGATGGGCTTATGCTCCTCACTCTATTACTACTCACGAGGGAGTTTACTTAACTATACCTTAGTTTAACATCTAATCTTAGCCATTAGCCGATAGTTATTGGCCCAGCTATCGCCCActcaacaatttttttactGTGATGGTTTTTTTAACCAATAATTGATcaattgttttcatttgttttactCTTTTCTAAAAGTTATATATGTCATCGTTATTACTATCCTGTTAACTtagaaaaaaatctttttttttctttccaataatttactcaaataaatgaatgatttttttttctttccaataATTTACTCAAATAAATGAATGGTTCAACATATTGTTGTTGAGAAAGCAATTTAGAggtagaaaataaatatatgggctgaaaaaggagagaaaaggAAACATCAATTCTTCCGTGCTTTTGTGGGGTTAACCCAACACCATAAACTCATGAACAAAGGTATATAAAATTAGCTAAAGTCCACGAATGTACAAAGAGCCCATAGAGAAAATTGCTTCGGCCTCATCTTATTTACGGACAAAGTTTCCACTACCCCATCAACAACACAAATCCCAACCAATATGATTTCAGTTTTGTCCCCACCGGGGATATGGCTGCCTAATGGGATTGGCAATTTGGCATTGCTCAATATGAAATACAATTTGACGAATTAATTCTTCCAAGTATGAAACTGAAAGGGTTTGTCAAAAGAAAGTGAAAGGGCAAATATGCAATATGCCGATATCCCATTCATACCAATTTCATAACTGctaatgaaaattgaaatacaTGGAACCTGTGAGACAGATGGGTTTTGCAGTTATGTCTTTCAGGTAATTTTCTATATAGAGTATTAATGGAGTTGACTAACATTTCTAGATTCCATTGAGAGCAATTCAAGTGAATTCAAGATTTTCTAACTTGTACCAATGTGTCatatttcccaaaaaaaaaaactataaaagatgTCTAAGAAATTTCATAGATTACTGGCGTACTCTCTCTCTAAACCCTCTCGTATGATCATTCAACTGGTTACATGAAACTCGGTGAAGTGCAGCCCTATATATGGCGAAACTCGGCAGTATAGCTTCGTCAGGAAAGCAATACTCTTGTGGTACAGACGCTCACTGCTTGGATCTTATTCCAATACTTGCTAAAATATCTTTGTTTTTCGATTTGTTGAACTGAAGGCAGTAGGAAACTCATTTCTTCTGGTCCTTGAGTTTACCAAAGATGTGAGCCTACTTAATTCCTTCACTGGTGCAGGTGATAGGGATGTATGTCGGGAAAGCTACAGTCGGGGTATTCATCATATGGTAACCACACCACTCCTTCATGGGCATTGATCTGAGTGGCGATTGCCATAGTCTCGTTACCAAATTGCCAACTGGGATCAATGTGGTTCCTGGAAAAATTTCAGTCACCATTCGCCGCTGGTTCCCAACAGTTTAAATTCGGTAGAGACCCATGCGATTACTTTCGGTCAGGAAAGATCAAAACCATTGAAATGTTCAACTCACTTAATGCCCTCTCTGAAGATGGAAGCTTATTGACAAAGCCTCCATGGCTCCTTTTAGCCATGTCAGTGTCATTTGGCCTACACTTCTTGATACTCTACATGCCATTCCTTGCTCAAGTATTTGGTATTTTCCCCTCAGCCTAAACGAATGGCTCCTTATAGCGGTTCTCATTCTAATCGACGAGGTTCTCAAATTCGTAGGCGGATATACATCTGGATTGCCCTATTCTGCTCCTACTAAAACATCAACGCAGAAAACCGATTGATTATTCTGAATTTAACCAACATTTACATACAATTTTCATAGACGTTCACTTGCTCTTCTTCTCACTTCATTTATCCATAAATTCTAGACTAGGGCAAAATCGAAAGTAAATTTTCCTGCTCTTTTCTTTCCCTAATTCCATTCTATTGGAAGGTATATTCTGGAAATAAACAACCATGCGGTTCCCAATAACAccaaattactttttaattacaaaattttaaacatattccTTTTCAATCTTAATTTAGGATTTTACCAATAGCATACCGATTTCTGAATTGAACTCAAAGAAATCCTTCTAGCTAATCTCTAATAAACGCGGTTCGCATAAAAACACAACTTTGAAAGCGACTAGAACAGATGTTGTAACAATTGGCATTTCTACTTAAAACCTACACAAACTTAGaaaaaatgcaacaaaattagcgaaattaaattccaaatttcattaaaatctgcAATTCATGGCACGAATTACAAATCACCAAAGAAAACTACACGACCAAATTATAATTTCCAATAATCCCAATAGCACCCCTTAATTACAAGCCCTATCCCTAATCCTAAACTCAAACATTCTTGATAGCATGACAACAAGTCCAGATCCGCCAACATCGCTGAAAGATCTAATCCCTAAATCATTTAACCACCAAACCCATACAAAGTCCTGCCCTGCCTCTTCAGTGCATAAACCACATCCATAGCAGTCACAGTCTTCCTCCTCGCATGTTCGGTGTAGGTTACTGCATCACGAATCACGTTCTCCAAGAagatcttcaaaaccccacggGTTTCCTCGTAGATTAAACCGCTGATACGTTTGACGCCTCCTCTACGAGCCAAACGCCGAATTGCCGGTTTTGTGATACCCTGGATATTATCACGGAGAACCTTACGATGGCGCTTTGCTCCTCCCTTGCCCAGTCCCTTGCCTCCCTTTCCTCTTCCCGACATCTTCGaatcttgaacttggattgtaGCCTACGCTGTTTTTGAGGTTTGATTTGTTACACGGAATTCAAAAAGAAGGATCTTTTATTTATAGGAGAAGTTGGTAGGGATAGTGATCCGTGATGTGTCTTAACTATGAAttgttgccattgatgagttAAAGTGGAGGGCTGAGATGAGGAGAAGCATCGACGCGGATCACTGACGTGGACTGTTTTAGCGGTTATTTTGAAACGCACATTACGGTTTTTGTGTTTCTTTTGTAGGTTGAAAAGTCGAGAAACAGTTCTTTAAGCGTAAACCAGGGAGCCATTTTTAATTGTTGGCCCAATAAGAAAGTCCTTTTAATAGCTTTGGGCCAAGATATATTACATGAT
This sequence is a window from Gossypium raimondii isolate GPD5lz chromosome 5, ASM2569854v1, whole genome shotgun sequence. Protein-coding genes within it:
- the LOC105767841 gene encoding histone H4, encoding MSGRGKGGKGLGKGGAKRHRKVLRDNIQGITKPAIRRLARRGGVKRISGLIYEETRGVLKIFLENVIRDAVTYTEHARRKTVTAMDVVYALKRQGRTLYGFGG